The following proteins are co-located in the Cutaneotrichosporon cavernicola HIS019 DNA, chromosome: 3 genome:
- the BFR1 gene encoding uncharacterized protein (Nuclear segregation protein Bfr1), whose translation MPPPTASQKPAKLNGKSEAPAKPAAAEHDEHSGKPDQAKYNAEQDALNKEIAALKVKQDAIRNRIALTQAPKGDDRRSQLKAEMDKLRGEQGKFKTERGKLFDEMRKLQDNVNKKIKDVQAQRQKTGFKNVAEVDARVAALNAQVEAGTLKLVDEKKALQEITILKRARRTMEASGTSDEAIAADKARIDALKAQLDDPEAKKVSEQFDVLKKEMDLLRAEGDKAYAERNKLFDERNAISKSMDELYDRKREAAQSFHDAKDKYYAKQQAIRQARQERFKAEKAKEDAARRDEEINQMREDARAPAYAAEIEDATILISYFTGKYGGEVPVTSTEKKEKTIAGVKAVEVRQVTADFAGMQLKKKDDELDGWFAGSAKKKKGRKGGNSNATSGAATPAPAQAHSDSVNVPMNLLSALLAFGISPPAGKDDITRAVADLETKKAWFEANSEQKTKDEIARVDKLVAKMQKKNAPADDDEAEPAEEKDESAAEPEPVVEDKAEA comes from the exons ATGCCGCCTCCCACTGCATCCCAAAAGCCCGCAAAGCTCAACGGCAAGTCTGAGGCGCCTGCCAAgcccgccgcggcggagcACGACGAGCACAGCGGCAAGCCCGACCAGGCAAAGTACAATGCTGAGCaggacgcgctcaacaAGGAAAttgccgcgctcaaggtcaagcAG gaCGCGATCCGCAACCGGATCGCGCTCACCCAGGCGCCCAAGGGCGACGATCGGCGCtcgcagctcaaggccgagatggacaaGCTTCGCGGCGAGCAGGGCAAGTTCAAGACGGAGCGCGGCAAGCTGTTTGACGAGATGCGCAAGCTGCAGGACAATGTCAACAAGAAGATCAAGGACGTGCAAGCACAGCGCCAGAAGACGGGATTCAAGAATgttgccgaggtcgacgcccGCGTGGCAGCCCTCAACGCCCAAGTCGAGGCCGGGACCCTgaagctcgtcgacgagaagaaggctTTGCAGGAGATTACGATCCTCAAGCGCGCCCGCCGGACAATGGAGGCCAGCGGGACTTCAGACGAGGCGATCGCGGCCGACAAGGCGCGTATCGACGCCCTCAAGGCGCAGCTGGACGAccccgaggccaagaaggtTTCGGAGCAGTTCGACgtgctcaagaaggagatggaTCTTCTCCGGGCTGAGGGGGACAAGGCGTACGCCGAGCGCAACAAGCTTTTCGATGAGCGTAACGCCATCTCAAAGTCCATGGACGAGCTTTATGACCGGAAGCGCGAGGCTGCGCAGTCCTTCCACGACGCAAAGGACAAGTACTATGCCAAGCAGCAGGCGATCCGCCAAGCCCGGCAGGAACGGttcaaggccgagaaggccaaggaggacgcggcCAGGCGCGACGAAGAAATCAACCAGAtgcgcgaggacgcgcgtgCCCCCGCCTACGCGGCTgagatcgaggacgcgacCATCCTCATCAGCTACTTTACCGGCAAGTATGGTGGCGAGGTTCCGGTCACATCGaccgagaagaaggagaagacgaTTGCAGgcgtcaaggccgtcgaggtgcGCCAGGTGACGGCCGACTTTGCGGGCATGcagctcaagaagaaggacgacgagctggacggTTGGTTTGCCGGCtcggccaagaagaagaagggaCGTAAGGGCGGTAACTCTAATGCCACTTCGGGGGCTGCTACGCCTGCTCCGGCGCAAGCTCACTCGGACTCGGTTAACGTGCCCATGAACCTCCTGAGTGCGCTGCTTGCTTTCGGcatctcgccgccggcgggCAAGGACGACATTACGCGGGCGgttgccgacctcgagactAAGAAGGCTTGGTTTGAGGCCAACTCGGAGCAGAAGACTAAG GACGAGAttgcgcgcgtcgacaagctcgtgGCCAAGATGCAGAAGAAGAACGCGccggccgacgacgacgagg ccgagcccgccgaggagaaggacgagtCGGCGGctgagcccgagcccgtcgtcgaggacaaggccgaggcgtaG
- a CDS encoding uncharacterized protein (Gar1/Naf1 RNA binding region), with protein sequence MSDSDHEIEMALAPLTDDVAFIQGLVDRGDVVGSMPAVDMTAAEKRAEVEAKMASAASTNSAGPATLPPDTATLEDKEKETEEDYNTESSSEFESDSEPKPSVTRSQLDALVASESDSESDSESEYEYDLSGKLGEFGMELDDEDEPSAITSTHEAPLPPVPMPPIEKFGTEVKLVLAGEVVSWMKEAKVETWRAREEGEEAKGEGETDKERMDAGTDAIAKTENEADHAASDAIETDQSKLATNAKPDALDKTATDAMETDKPTPTAATPTFLSSGTVVIRATYADGWLESGSVLSTSSGQVLGAISDTFGPLTSPFYLLRLPPPPFPYPSLTQGDKVYVPADPRYRTFVDMAAVRDPRFRSDASNVFDEEVGDDEVEWSDDEAEAAAKRKKKGKGKKGYMPYAPAGYDPAQASLGMPQMPQMPQMGQTGYGDMGMGMGMGMGMGGGMPMGYPQFGQFAQQQQQQQQQQQQQQQQQQQQGNAPAINPRFAAMMGMGGYWPHGGQGGSDGQGHQGGPNQHNQQ encoded by the exons ATGTCCGACTCTGATCacgagatcgagatggCTCTCGCCCCGCTGACCGACGATGTCGCGTTCATCCAGGGTCTCGTAGACCGTGGGGATGTGGTTGGATCCATGCCGGCCGTGGACATGACTGCTGCCGAGAAGCGGGCAGAGGTTGAGGCCAAGATggccagcgcggcgagcacCAACTCTGCCGGCCCAGCTACCCTCCCTCCCGACACCGCCACACTTGAGGACAAGGAAAAGGAGACTGAGGAAGACTACAACACGGAATCTAGCTCCGAGTTTGAATCCGACTCTGAGCCCAAACCATCCGTCACTCGCTCCCaactcgacgcgctcgttgCCTCGGAATCTGACTCTGAATCCGACTCGGAATCCGAGTACGAGTACGACCTTAGTGGTAAACTCGGCGAGTTCGGGATGGAACTtgacgacgaagacgagcCGTCGGCCATTACTAGCACGCATGAagctcctcttccgccgGTTCCTATGCCGCCAATCGAGAAGTTTGGGACCGAGGTCAAACTCGTCCTGGCCGGAGAGGTGGTTAGTTGGATgaaggaggccaaggtcgagacCTGGCGGGcaagggaggagggggaggaggccaagggAGAAGGCGAGACGGATAAAGAGAGAATGGACGCCGGGACGGACGCGATTGCCAAGACCGAGAACGAGGCCGATCACGCGGCCTCGGATGCAATCGAAACGGACCAGTCCAAGCTCGCGACCAACGCCAAGCCCGACGCCCTAGACAAGACTGCCACCGACGCGATGGAGACGGACAAGCCCACTCCAACCGCCGCCACAccaaccttcctctcctcggGCACAGTAGTCATCCGTGCAACCTACGCCGACGGCTGGCTCGAATCCGGCTCTgtcctctccacctcgtctGGCCAagtcctcggcgccatctCTGACACTTTTGGCCCCCTCACCTCGCCATtctacctcctccgccttcccccgcctccaTTCCCCTACCCCTCTCTTACTCAAGGCGACAAAGTCTACGTCCCCGCCGACCCGCGATACAGGACTTTTGTGGacatggcggcggtgcgTGATCCCCGCTTCCGGAGCGACGCATCAAACGtctttgacgaggaggtgggcgacgacgaggtcgaatggagtgacgacgaggccgaggccgcagCCAAGCGCAAGAAAAAGGGCAAGGGAAAGAAG GGATATATGCCTTACGCGCCGGCTGGGTATGACCCGGCACAGGCGAGTCTTGGTATGCCCCAGATGCCCCAGATGCCCCAGATGGGCCAGACGGGGTACGGCGacatgggcatgggcatgggtATGGGTATGGGTATGGGTGGGGGCATGCCGATGGGATACCCCCAGTTTGGCCAGTTCGcgcagcaacagcaacagcaacagcaacagcaacagcaacagcaacagcaacagcagcagcagggcaACGCGCCAGCCATCAACCCTCGTTTCGCGGCCATgatgggcatgggcggcTACTGGCCGCATGGCGGGCAGGGTGGTTCGGATGGGCAAGGCCACCAGGGCGGTCCCAACCAGCACAACCAGCAATAG
- a CDS encoding uncharacterized protein (Starch/carbohydrate-binding module (family 53)) translates to MAFWLDRPQTSLHSLDCLCIVHTTMPYAEPTSPTSPLSPLVGARPNHARRHSRNNSLDFRPTTTPMTGLPRRSNSSANSSTTTTTHATRKGTLSNAPRTATNSISLETLEAMSAVESLRSPPIKGPDYGSLGLRLHSRNASEVSNTRPTPPTSPVTYSTTSLLQRQKRLSITSLPSPTEPLEPPSPAEHRRMSDRMVRKKSGEMVKPALKNRSMSTPDFSRGESQDLSGKSQSSHNLWERTKSVRFDDGELESVVLFLRSQRPNAVAKAVDGGYSPVDGDDEHEKDLSDYVHFRTRRSGGARGSNGGDQTDFQIDTCSAVPRVRLDFGPGTQGILKDEYVVLERIEMCQPLGLRGSVLVRNIAFEKWVGVRFTLDGWQTISEVSASHASNIPPGTTGDEGWDRFCFNIKLEDYRRKLEDREFHLCVRYNSNGGEWWDSNGGQNYRITFKHQVALRQRPTSQFWSGSLTHGATTVATTTLPRRRQPGHRHWTFPQSEMPIARPDSPALSPPPQGAFRPPSAPDVHSYLRLKKYCAPSPPQSPPTKLPPAAGLEPILLSLAPEHARAAPPPPMTLVHGRPATTWIPTGLAANDEDVFATSESSSEAGDLGDITPTVARARSPETQPILEGSPFVASPVTSPVTARTARAARPQDKGGAKIQRNTSVSGDLQSMASVDSSVGLMTPPSSNLSSPPLHTTLLPPESPTTSMSTGDSSPVNTLISTTPDEVDGRDHDGRTLNAASYQEFIDKFCFFKSPPSASRTLEDEYGGSYFPPITGSSYYNSFSMGSTTPPGAMTPTFDTFNMARATTPTNASITSASGSTPRESPSRSPTAATYPLPWTPGEESAPSVAAA, encoded by the exons ATGGCATTTTG GCTTGACCGACCACAAACTTCATTGCATT CGCTTGACTGCCTTTGCATTGTCCACACTACCATGCCATACGCCGAACCAacctccccaacctcaccaCTGTCACCACTAGTAGGAGCGCGCCCAAACCACGCAAGACGGCACTCCCGCAACAACTCGCTCGACTTTCGGCCCACCACCACTCCCATGACTGGCCTCCCTCGCcgctcaaactcgtcggcaaactcgtcgacgacaacgacaacgCACGCTACCCGCAAAGGCACATTGTCCAACGCACCTCGAACAGCAACCAACTCGATTAGCCTTGAAACTCTTGAGGCCATGAGCGCTGTCGAGTCACTGCGGTCGCCGCCAATTAAGGGCCCAGACTACGGCAGTCTCGGACTCAGGCTCCACAGCCGCAACGCATCTGAAGTCTCGAACactcgcccaaccccaccaacATCACCTGTCACCTACTCGACAACGTCGCTGCTGCAGCGTCAGAAGCGCCTGTCCATTACCTCACTTCCTTCGCCGACCGAACCACTTGAACCACCAAGCCCTGCCGAGCACAGGCGCATGTCGGACCGAATGGTACGCAAGAAGTCGGGCGAGATGGTCAAGCCGGCGCTCAAGAACCGTTCGATGTCTACGCCGGACTTCAGCCGGGGTGAGTCCCAAGACTTATCGGGCAAATCCCAGTCGTCGCACAACTTGTGGGAGCGGACAAAGAGTGTGCGGTTTGACGACGGTGAACTGGAGTCGGttgtcctcttccttcGTAGCCAGCGTCCcaacgccgtcgccaaggcAGTTGACGGAGGGTATAGCCCTGTCGATGGGGATGACGAACACGAGAAGGACCTGTCCGACTATGTCCACTTCCGCACTCGCCGCAGTGGTGGCGCGCGTGGGTCCAACGGCGGGGACCAGACCGATTTCCAGATCGACACTTGCAGCGCTGTGCCGCGCGTGCGCCTCGATTTTGGCCCGGGCACGCAAGGCATTCTCAAGGACGAGTACGTTGTGCTTGAGCGCATCGAGATGTGTCAGCCATTAGGGCTGCGAGGGTCGGTGCTCGTTCGCAACATCGCCTTTGAGAAGTGGGTGGGCGTGCGCTTCACCCTGGACGGGTGGCA GACGATCTCGGAGGTTTCGGCCTCACACGCATCTAACATCCCTCCTGGCACCacgggcgacgagggctGGGACCGCTTCTGCTTCAACATCAAGCTAGAGGACTATCGacgcaagctcgaggaccgcgAGTTTCATCTGTGTGTGCGTTACAACTCcaacggcggcgagtggTGGGACTCGAACGGTGGCCAGAATTACCGCATCACGTTCAAGCACCAGGTCGCTCTGCGCCAACGTCCCACATCGCAGTTCTGGAGTGGCAGCCTCACCCACGGGGCCACGACAGTCGCCACTACCACGCTaccccgccgccgtcagCCTGGACACCGCCATTGGACGTTCCCACAGTCGGAAATGCCTATCGCGCGCCCCGATTCGCCTGCGCTttcgccgcctcctcagGGCGCATTCCGCCCACCATCTGCGCCTGATGTGCACTCTTACCTGCGCCTCAAGAAGTACTGTGCCCCCTCGCCACCCCAGTCGCCGCCCACGAAGCTTCCACCTGCAGCAGGGCTTGAGCCCATTCTTCTGTCGCTGGCCCCTGAACACGCACGTGCGGCGCCTCCCCCACCGATGACGCTTGTGCACGGTCGGCCCGCAACAACGTGGATTCCCACGGGCCTCGCTgccaacgacgaggatgtgTTTGCGACGTCggagtcgtcgtccgaagccggcgacctcggcgacattACGCCCACtgtcgcgcgcgcacgctcgcCCGAGACCCAGCCCATCCTCGAAGGTTCGCCATTCGTCGCGAGCCCAGTCACGAGTCCCGTAACCGCAAGAACCGCAAGAGCTGCAAGACCCCAGGACAAGGGCGGCGCCAAGATACAACGCAACACGTCTGTGTCTGGCGACCTCCAATCTATGGCAAGTGTAGACTCGAGCGTCGGTCTCATGACACCTCCGAGCAGCAATCTCTCGTCTCCGCCTCTCCACACGACACTCCTCCCTCCTGAATCCCCCACTACCTCAATGTCGACGGGCGACTCGTCGCCTGTAAACACGCTCATCTCGACGACAcccgacgaggtcgacggaCGCGACCACGACGGCCGCACACTCAACGCTGCGTCGTACCAGGAGTTCATTGACAAGTTTTGCTTCTTCAAGTCGCCTCCTAgtgcgtcgaggacgctcgaggacgagtacggCGGGTCGTACTTCCCTCCCATCACCGGGAGCAGCTACTACAACAGCTTTTCTATGGGCAGCACTACTCCACCAGGAGcgatgacgccgacgtTTGACACGTTCAACATGGCGCGGGccacgacgccgacgaaCGCGAGCATCACTTCTGCCTCAGGCTCAACCCCCCGCGAGTCTCCTTCGCGCTCGCCCACGGCAGCAACCTATCCCCTCCCATGGACTCCTGGCGAGGAGTCTGCGCCGAGCGTGGCTGCGGCGTAA
- a CDS encoding uncharacterized protein (GTPase-activator protein for Ras-like GTPase), producing the protein MPSASWVYETQVEYHVASTSLLPPPSPAAFKKKRASEIDIPPPLPPPRPLFGGSPLPSPNSPTAFSPPPFKSRAARASTGSASIDRSLKLPDSRSYGKLPGWRGPASVAGPERGLPARWSKGSLSVKLAGEGGSGGGELRVLRSATRKAVFSVGLPGPTDSGVWSICDIQHIHPSISARAHGISLRLTGCRVLDEPPPASSMPGELCRPIAHQESASSASSQSAMSPPKSFMSVPFGRKRQPSESSRLFGMIPMPTRARSKTISASDVGPPISSVQTPPPFNSPLPLAPLTPSTQLFKPQEAGEQELLLFLAFSSQRAKDEWYAILRSLARIPLDDGRMTRTHRRLRLAVLDIQEAQAHHMPMPDLDGSSSQQDGSVTSESRPAKSPGKRRELEIKRAHAKPGWSWKDQIRAELLLDDRLVARTGWTKAAEGGATPFWGEQFNLSEVPHFSTCTLLLLRQKKDKVSVLFGKVDLPLVSSFTKADDERYPVRSVAGNIIGEIRLTVSYQEVNVVPLAEYNSLVGTMNRSLTDKQLAHSGNASKFLYVMSGRGQMEGTMEYLCRIALCEGTLMERVRDTATIEARSAGTTLFRSTTPLSKTLEVLMRMMCSEFLEASLGPTIKRVIREGIEPRLFQPNYSDESEPVLNFRVLGVLTELIQTCWANMYDNRHLFPNFIRNILAHLFRMVKEFHDDGDDLLRYKAVSSFVFLRLIGPALMSPHLFGLANSVLGPAQQRTLTLIAKVLHTLAFFSDKDLVRHSDLALFKVFIQANNDVMIDYLVSLATPSGDNNTRSNVSTDVERMLDARRKLVPAFHAEAIPHLTAAGPIDLSADWAVCCETWYEKRQHPGVKLTTLAEVVAELGDIADLMDKYDEFLDRIHGLSSPPELIAFDLGIDDVHVLPNDLVREPSDDLDWDSRPSLNLSISTTPSSEDSAPERERPRRGHKPNLSIDTKVCVVRCPAQLASSSDDESPTTARQPRMPRPRTPASPALRRFDMPSIPLPHPPPLPSSSLSPRKDKGETQRSVRRRRPTLPSFKLLGRSEPPPPVPPLIWQAGLGPADLNRS; encoded by the exons atgccctcggcgtcgtgggTCTACGAGACCCAGGTTGAGTACCATGTCGCCTCGACCAGCCTCTTACCCCCACCATCGCCGGCTGCGTtcaagaagaagcgtgCCTCGGAAATAGACATT ccgcctcccctccctcctccgcgcccgCTATTCGGGGGCTCGCCCCTACCCTCGCCGAACTCTCCGACGGCGTTCTCCCCTCCACCGTTCAAGTCGcgggctgcgcgcgcgtccacCGGCTCGGCATCCATCGACCGGTCATTGAAGC TCCCAGATTCGCGGTCGTATGGAAAACTCCCGGGATGGCGCGGCCCGGCCTCCGTTGCAGGCCCGGAGCGAGGCCTGCCGGCACGCTGGTCCAAAGGCTCCTTGTCCGTCAAGTtggcgggcgagggcggtTCCGGCGGGGGCGAGTTGCGGGTGTTGCGCTCGGCAACT CGCAAAGCCGTGTTCAGCGTTGGGTTGCCAGGCCCCACCGACTCTGGAGTATGGAGCATCTGCGACATACAGCACATTCacccctccatctcggcgcgggCACATGGAATCTCGCTCCGACTCACTGGGtgccgcgtcctcgacgagccgccACCAGCAAGCTCGATGCCGGGCGAGCTCTGCCGCCCAATCGCACATCAAGAGTcggcgagcagcgcgagcaGCCAGAGCGCGATGAGCCCCCCCAAGAGCTTCATGTCGGTCCCCTTCGGGCGGAAACGACAGCCGAGCGAGAGCTCCCGGCTCTTTGGTATGATCCCGATGCCTACACGAGCGAGGAGCAAGACAATATCAGCGTCAGACGTCGGACCACCCATTTCCTCAGTCCAGACACCACCGCCCTTCAACTCGCCTCTCCCACTGGCGCCGCTGACACCATCAACGCAGCTCTTCAAGCCGCAGGAGGCGGGGGAGCAGGAGCTCCTACTCTTCCTTGCCTTCTCGAGCCAAAGAGCCAAGGACGAGTGGTATGCGATTCTGCGTTCACTCGCCCGCATTCCCCTCGATGACGGGCGTATGACGCGTACACATCGCCGCCTCCGTCTCGCCGTGTTGGATATCCAGGAGGCGCAGGCTCACCACATGCCCATGCCTGATCTGGATGGGAGTTCGTCGCAGCAGGATGGGAGCGTGACGAGCGAGAGCCGGCCGGCCAAGTCACCCGGAAAACGACGAGAGCTCGAGATCAAGCGGGCACACGCCAAACCTGGTTGGTCTTGGAAGGACCAAATCCGGGCGGAACT GCTTCTGGATGATCGCCTCGTAGCACGCACTGGCTGGACCAAGGCTGCTGAGGGTGGCGCCACACCCTTCTGGGGCGAGCAGTTCAACCTCTCAGAGGTACCACATTTCTCAACGTGCA CGTTGCTCCTGTTGCGgcagaagaaggacaaggtctCGGTCCTCTTCGGCAAGGTTGATCTTCCGCTCGTCTCCTCGTTCACCAAGGCGGACGATGAGAGATACCCTGTACGCTCGGTCGCTGGGAACATTATCGGCGAGATCCGCCTAACAGTCTCGTATCAAGAGGTCAATGTGGTACCGTTGGCTGAGTACAACTCTCTTGTGGGCACGATGAACAGGTCTCTAACTGACAAGCAGCTTGCACATTCGGGCAACGCGTCCAAGTTTCTTTATGTCATGTCTGGCCGTGGTCAGATGGAGGGCACTATGGAGTACCTCTGCCGCATCGCCCTATGCGAGGGTACCCTCATGGAGAGGGTGCGAGATACCGCGACGATCGAAGCGAGATCAGCAGGCACGACCCTGTTCCGCAGCACGACGCCGCTCTCCAAGACGCTCGAAGTCCTCATGCGTATGATGTGCTCTGAATTCCTCGAGGCATCACTTGGCCCCACAATCAAACGCGTCATTCGCGAGGGCATCGAGCCCCGCCTCTTCCAGCCAAACTACTcggacgagagcgagccGGTCCTCAACTTCCGCGTGCTGGGAGTCTTGACCGAGCTTATCCAAACCTGCTGGGCCAACATGTACGACAACCGCCATCTGTTCCCGAATTTCATCCGGAATatcctcgcccacctctTCCGGATGGTCAAGGAGTtccacgacgacggcgacgacctcctccgtTACAAGGCGGTATCGTCGTTTGTGTTTTTGCGCCTGATTGGCCCGGCCCTGATGAGCCCACACCTATTCGGGCTCGCCAACTCTGTCCTCGGCCCTGCACAGCAGCGCACGTTGACCCTCATCGCGAAAGTTTTGCACACGCTCGCGTTCTTCTCGGACAAGGACCTTGTGCGGCATTCAGACCTCGCACTGTTCAAGGTCTTTATCCAGGCTAACAACGACGTCATGATCGACTACCTTGTGTCGCTTGCG accCCGTCAGGCGACAATAACACGCGCTCAAACGTCTCgaccgacgtcgagcgcatgCTCGACGCTCGTCGCAAGTTGGTTCCAGCCTTCCATGCCGAGGCGATCCCGCACCTCACCGCAGCCGGCCCGATCGACCTGAGCGCCGACTGGGCCGTTTGCTGCGAGACGTGGTACGAGAAACGACAACATCCGGGCGTCAAGCTCACgacgctcgccgaggtcgtcgccgagctcggagACATTGCGGACCTGATGGACAAGTACGACGAGTTCCTGGACCGGATCCACGggctctcgtcgccgccagaGCTTATCGCATTCGACCTGGGGATCGACGACGTGCACGTCCTGCCTAACGATCTCGTTCGTGAGCCGTcggacgacctcgactggGACTCGCGCCCGtctctcaacctctccatctcgaccaCGCCCAGTTCAGAGGACAGCGCACCTGAACGGGAACGCCCAAGGAGAGGGCACAAGCCCAATCTCTCCATCGACACGAAGGTGTGTGTCGTCCGCTGCCCCGCCCAACTGGCTTCATCCTCGGATGACGAATctcccaccaccgcgcGGCAACCACGCATGCCACGTCCCCGTACGCCGGCATCTCCCGCCCTCCGCCGCTTCGACATGCCGTCCATACCTCTCCCccatcctccaccactTCCCAGTTCCTCCCTTAGTCCGCggaaggacaagggcgagaCGCAGCGTTCCgtacgccgccgccgcccaacccTCCCAAGCTTCAAGCTCCTCGGTCGCTCCGAACCGCCGCCCCCTGTGCCTCCACTAATCTGGCAGGCGGGTCTCGGACCCGCCGATCTCAACCGCAGCTAG
- a CDS encoding uncharacterized protein (RNA 3'-terminal phosphate cyclase (RTC), insert domain) → MAGAPKPKTKSDLLRFSGHKHLRQRLVLSILSGKSLRVDGIRTDDVHVGLRDYEVNLLRLVEKVTNGSTIEINVTGTSFLFHPGLLPGGTYSHTCPRSVGYYLELLVPLVPFCKKPFSITLNGITGEEGGDLSADMVRTVTLPHLQLFGVRDAELQIKKRGAAPGGGGQVVFSCPNVRQLNTLRFLDAGRIKRIRGIAYSTRVSPQFANRMVEAARSVLNRYIPDIYLYTDVYKGEEAGKSPGYGLTLVAQSTTDAVHSAEALSHTPGKESIAQTPEDVALHATRLLLEEISHGGAVDGKHQWLVLLLMVLGKEDVGKCLMGDLTPHTIQFLRDVLLFFGVKFKISPAPAPELEEGEERPASRGTGEVLVSCVGVGYSNVNKAMA, encoded by the exons ATGGCGGGCGCACCAAAACCCAAGACGAAATCCGACCTCCTTCGCTTCTCGGGACACAAGCATCTTCGCCAGCGTCTGgtcctctccatcctctcGGGGAAATCTCTGCGCGTGGATGGTATCAGGACAGACGACGTTCATGTCGGTCTGAGGGACTATGAAGtcaacctcctccgtctggtggagaaggtgaCGAACGGGAGTACCATTGAGATTAATGTGACAG GTAcatccttcctcttccaccCCGGCCTCCTTCCCGGCGGAACCTACTCGCACACCTGTCCCCGAAGCGTCGGATACtacctcgagctgctcgtcCCTTTGGTGCCATTCTGCAAGAAACCCTTCTCAATCACGCTCAACGGAATCACAGGCGAAGAGGGCGGCGACCTTTCGGCCGACATGGTGCGGACCGTAACTCTTCCCCATCTCCAACTGTTTGGGGTCCGCGACGCAGAGCTGCAGATCAAGAAACGCGGGGCAGCTCCAGGCGGTGGCGGACAGGTTGTCTTCTCTTGTCCGAATGTGCGACAGCTCAACACGCTCCGCTTTTTGGATGCTGGCAGGATTAAGAGGATTCGCGGGATCGCATACTCTACTCGCGTGTCGCCCCAGTTCGCCAACCGTATGGTTGAAGCGGCACGGAGTGTGCTTAATCGATACATCCCCGATATTTACCTTTATACCGACGTGTATAAGGGTGAAGAGGCTGGAAAGAGCCCTGGGTACGGACTTACCCTCGTCGCACAGAGTACTACCGACGCTGTACACTCTGCTGAGGCGCTCTCTCACACGCCGGGCAAAGAAAGTATTGCGCAGACGCCAGAAGACGTCGCGCTCCACGCTACACGGTTGCTCCTTGAAGAGATTAGTCACGGTGGTGCGGTGGATGGAAAGCACCAGTGGCTCGTGCTCCTTCTCATGGTTCTCGGGAAGGAGGATGTTGGCAAGTGTCTCATGGGCGACTTGACCCCGCATAC cATCCAGTTCCTCCGCGACGTActcctcttcttcggcgTCAAGTTCAAGATCTCGCCAGCGCCCGCCCCTGAactcgaggaaggcgaAGAGCGCCCCGCCTCTCGCGGCACAGGCGAAGTACTCGTCTCctgcgtcggcgtgggGTACAGCAACGTCAACAAGGCTATGGCGTAA